A window of Nicotiana sylvestris chromosome 8, ASM39365v2, whole genome shotgun sequence genomic DNA:
CAGCCGGACAACCACTTCCTCCGGTGAACTGGTTGGTAAATTTTACTCGTCTCATCCGtcatcattttccttttattattgATCTTTTGCCCAACTCCTTAataccctccctttttcacttaaTTCTTCACGTTCAAATCTAATACTGGCTGATTTCCAGGTACATTGATCGATTATGTTTTTCCTTGTGTGGGATCGGAGTACTAATAttgacttttttttatttttttccataCTAAATATTGCGTGTCTAGAATCTATGAAGTGTAACAACTACGTAGTAACATGAATCACAATTTCGTACAATTAAAAAATGGAGtaataaaattttgaaaaatcgtAGTAATAGAAACTTGAAAACGTTAAGTGATAGCCTTCCAGTCTTATTCCATGTATATAATAATCTTTGATTCGCTCCGCAATTGAAGCATTATTTTTAATGTGCTGTTGTATTTCGTTACTACTCACTAGTAACGCACAGCTAGGCTtgatttcccttttttttttttttttttatgttgaGATTGGTAATGTAATAAGTATCTGATACTCTTCTGATTTTGGTTTGTCTACACATTTATTAATGTCCTCGGCAAAAAGCAGATCTTTTAAGCATCTACCTTTTTGTGGTTGATTCTTTTGCCTAAAAGGTGCAAGTCATCTGCTTTACTTCCTGCATCTTTAGACGGAGCACTAAGTCCAAGCAATGGTTCACTTTTAGAGTGAACAGTGACTGAAAATGATAGCTTAATGCTTTCCCTTGCATGACATATGCTGGCCTAGAATTCGCGGTGACTCTGATATTATTCGCTTGCTGCTTTTAATTTCTTGTTGTAATAGGTTAAAATTAGGAGCACGATCAAAAAGATCCACTACCTTTTACGGACCTCACTTTTGTGGGATTACACGTTTTTgtcgttgttattgttgttgataaGAAAGACGTAATTTATTTATTGGACGAATGAGGAACCATCAATGATAAACGTGAAGGCTCTTAAGTGCATTTATGTCAGAAATCAATTTCTGGAGGGTAAAATATAAAACAAAATTTTGCAATGCTATGCTGTTCCTTTAAGTTGGTGGTATAAGACTGTAGCTTAGTCTCTCGTAGATTCTCATTCTGAACGCTAATATACCCACTTCATTCTTGTAGACTGTGGTATCACACATGGCAAGCATCACAGCTTCACACTTTGTGTCAAGAAGCTCAAATGTCTGCAGTGGAGCAGCCTCTGTAGACACCAGAGCAAACTTGTCACAGATAGGGCTGAGGAACCATGCTCTGACTCACAATGGGTTGAGGGCTGTTAACAAGGTTGATATGCTGCAATCAAGAACTAATACTAAGGTAACAGCTAAGAAATCCAGCAAACAGGTATCCGGAACTGAGATGGAGAGGCCATCAGGTACCATCGTTTGTGGAAAGGGGATGAATGTGATCCTTGTTGGAACTGAGGTGGGTCCTTGGAGCAAAACTGGCGGGCTAGGTGATGTTCTTGGTGGACTACCACCAGCCTTGGCAGTAAGTATCAGTCTTGGGTTTGGTTTTTATTACATTGTCGTACTCAttattttgttttagtttgaacTGCATCAGTTTGCAACTGATCTATGTCTCACCTCTTAACATGTCCTAACACATGATAATCATTTAGGCCCGTGGACATCGCGTAATGACAATATCTCCCCGTTATGACCAATACAAAGATGCTTGGGATACTAGCGTTGTCGTTGAGGTACTCCTGTCGTAACTGCCTATGATACAATATATCTGTTCCATTCCCCGATTCAAGCATGTGACCCCTGCTTTGTCTGCAGATCAAAGTTGGAGACAAAATTGAAATTGTTCGTTTCTTTCACTGCTATAAACGTGGGGTTGATCGTGTTTTTGTTGACCACCCAATGTTCTTGGAGAAAGTAAGCATATTCTGAACCCTGGGAAAGGTCCTGAGGGATGCTATAATGTGTGAATACACAGAACACATCCTTTTGAATTTCGTTTGACTCTACCGATGCTTTTACACTTGAAGGTTTGGGGCAAAACTGCTGCAAAAATCTATGGCCCCAAAGCTGGACAAGATTATTTGGACAATGAACTTAGGTTCAGCTTGTTGTGTCAAGTAAGTTAATTGTTGGACTATTGTCTTGACTCTACGTGGCATTTTAGTCTGTCAATCCTTATTTAACCTTGTTTTCTTGTCACTCTCAGGCAGCTCTAGAAGCACCTAGAGTTCTGAATTTGAACTGCAGCGAATACTTCTCAGGACCATATGGTAACACCTCCCAGTTTCAGAAAGCTCCTTTGCAGTCTTAGTATATCCTAGTAGGTAATCATCTTTATTGTGCCTATTTCTATAGGAGAGGATGTTGTCTTCATTGCCAACGATTGGCACACTGCTCTCCTTCCCTGCTACCTGAAGTCGATGTACCAATCAAGAGGAATCTATATGAATGCCAAGGTAAAAATCTCCTTGTTGTCACTTTTTTGCACTTTACTCTGCCAATAAAAAAGGTTGTACTAATATATGGTAAATTTCACGTTGCCTCCAGGTCGCTTTCTGCATCCATAACATCGCCTACCAAGGGCGATTTGCTTTTTCAGACTTCTCTCTTCTCAATCTGCCTGATGAATACAAGAGTTCTTTCGATTTCATTGATGGGTATGAATTTAATGCTTGGAATCAAACCACTGACTTTAGAAGCTCTTTTGATGCTAGTAAATTGAGTCTTTTTAATATTGCAGATATGAAAAGCCTGTTAAAGGTAGGAAAATCAACTGGATGAAGGCTGGGATATTAGAATCACATAGGGTGGTTACTGTGAGCCCACACTATGCCCAAGAACTTGTTTCCGGTGTTGACAAGGGTGTTGAATTGGATAACGTCCTTCGTAAGACTTGCATAACTGGGATTGTGAATGGCATGGATATCCAAGAATGGAACCCAGCAACTGACAAATACACCGATGTCAATTATGATATAACCACTGTAAGATAGGATCTTTCTGACTTAAGTATATgctgatttttttttgtaattttatgaAATGAAGGACTTCTTGCTAATCAAACTTCCTACACAGGTTATGGATGCAAAGCCTTTACTGAAGGAGGCTCTTCAAGCAGCAGTTGGCTTGCCTGTTGACAGGAAGATTCCTTTGATTGGATTCATTGGCAGACTTGAAGAGCAGAAAGGTTCTGACATTCTTGTTGCTGCAATTCACAAGTTCATCGGACTGGATGTTCAAATAATAGTCCTTGTAAGTACTGAATAGACTCATGATGTCTGCCTTGTTGTGGTTACTTGTGCCAAAAATCGAAATTGACCTGCAACTTGTCCTATGCATTAGGGAACTGGCAAAAAGGAGTTCGAACAGGAGATTGAACAGCTCGAAGTGTTGTATCCTAACAAAGCTAAAGGAGTGGCAAAATTCAATGTCCCTTTGGCTCACATGATCACCGCTGGTGCTGATTTTATGTTGGTTCCAAGCAGATTTGAACCTTGTGGTCTCATTCAGTTACATGCTATGCGCTATGGAACAGTAAGAATCTTAAGATCTTTGTACCCTTttactgattttaaaaaaaagaatcatAAGACCCCAAA
This region includes:
- the LOC104222724 gene encoding granule-bound starch synthase 1, chloroplastic/amyloplastic; protein product: MASITASHFVSRSSNVCSGAASVDTRANLSQIGLRNHALTHNGLRAVNKVDMLQSRTNTKVTAKKSSKQVSGTEMERPSGTIVCGKGMNVILVGTEVGPWSKTGGLGDVLGGLPPALAARGHRVMTISPRYDQYKDAWDTSVVVEIKVGDKIEIVRFFHCYKRGVDRVFVDHPMFLEKVWGKTAAKIYGPKAGQDYLDNELRFSLLCQAALEAPRVLNLNCSEYFSGPYGEDVVFIANDWHTALLPCYLKSMYQSRGIYMNAKVAFCIHNIAYQGRFAFSDFSLLNLPDEYKSSFDFIDGYEKPVKGRKINWMKAGILESHRVVTVSPHYAQELVSGVDKGVELDNVLRKTCITGIVNGMDIQEWNPATDKYTDVNYDITTVMDAKPLLKEALQAAVGLPVDRKIPLIGFIGRLEEQKGSDILVAAIHKFIGLDVQIIVLGTGKKEFEQEIEQLEVLYPNKAKGVAKFNVPLAHMITAGADFMLVPSRFEPCGLIQLHAMRYGTVPICASTGGLVDTVKEGYTGFHMGAFSVECDVVDPADVLKIVTTVARALEIYGTLAFAEMIKNCMSQELSWKEPAKKWETLLLSLGAAGSEAGVEGDEIAPLAKENVATP